One window of the Microplitis demolitor isolate Queensland-Clemson2020A chromosome 10, iyMicDemo2.1a, whole genome shotgun sequence genome contains the following:
- the LOC103569943 gene encoding pickpocket protein 28: protein MLHHCQWHGNITECERIFNPTMTDEGMCCNFNSVHRNFMFYNPQEWSDLNITFPYTSMDWKPETGYNDSVHPETQPWRPYGAGKYYGLTLVLDTDVREYYCSSTASVGFKLLLHNPVETPKMADFGFAISPGEETRIVITPRINTASLSILGIPRKKRKCFFNTERKLKYYRTYTQRNCLLECEANFTQKICDCVQYYMPKSANTPICGKKDDQCANDARRLMEKKLYDDEAAADKLNVTEIPSCNCWPGCFEINYEFTMSHSALTSTFYVDESFIKHSKKYFKQNMAVVHLFFVDSQFPKYVKSELFGFIEFLSNTGGLLGLFMGFSFLSVVEIFYFITLRFWCRLQWIERSKNNHLQQTTDIHPKIVYPFSQ from the exons ATGCTGCATCATTGCCAATGGCATGGAAACATCACGGAATGTGAAAGAATATTCAATCCAACGATGACAGACGAAGGAATGTGCTGTAACTTTAATTCAGTCCATCGGAATTTCATGTTCTACAATCc TCAAGAGTGGTCTGATCTCAACATAACATTTCCATACACTTCGATGGATTGGAAACCAGAAACTGGATACAATGACAGTGTGCATCCAGAAACTCAGCCATGGCGGCCTTATGGAGCTGGAAAATATTACGGACTTACTCTAGTTCTCGATACAGATGTACGAGAGTATTACTGCTCATCAACAGCCAGTGTAGGTTTCAAATTACTTCTTCATAATCCTGTGGAGACTCCAAAAATGGCTGATTTTGGTTTCGCGATCAGTCCTGGAGAAGAGACTCGTATTGTAATCACACCCCGTATCAACACAGCGAGTCTGTCTATTCTCGGTATTCCTcggaaaaaaagaaagtgtttttttaatactgaACGTAAACTCAAGTACTATCGTACTTATACCCAGCGGAATTGTCTTCTAGAGTGCGAGGCAAATTTCACTCAAAAAATTTGCGACTGCGTGCAGTACTACATgccaa AGTCAGCAAATACTCCGATCTGTGGCAAAAAAGATGACCAGTGCGCTAATGATGCCAGACGActaatggaaaaaaaactttatgatGATGAAGCAGCTGCTGATAAGCTTAACGTTACTgagat ccCTAGCTGCAACTGCTGGCCAGGTtgctttgaaataaattacgaGTTCACGATGTCACATAGCGCACTCACATCGACATTTTACGTCGACGAATCGTTTATCaaacacagtaaaaaatatttcaa ACAAAATATGGCAGTAGTTCATTTGTTTTTCGTTGATTCTCAATTTCCAAAGTATGTAAAAAGTGAACTGTTTggatttattgaatttttat caaacACCGGAGGTCTTCTTGGATTATTTATGGGGTTCAGTTTTCTTTCagttgttgaaattttttattttataactctgAGATTTTGGTGCAGACTTCAGTGGATTGAGagatcaaaaaataatcatctcCAACAAACCACTGACATACATCCAAAAATAGTTTATCCgttttctcaataa
- the LOC103570056 gene encoding uncharacterized protein LOC103570056 isoform X2: MSEEIDKTKCKKEKEEKEDKDGDLDPTEQLLDRLPDSATTMWEIPQIYEFLCLAKSSLHIQHLSMYEMERMLLIPRVSKQLSSIMTCLLSPSLPRSKLKKIPLMPYEFWTNYLLAHKVAQWYKVYQSKDQDSVKVFEAIGVEPEFWEIFPEVSTIGDRDFEEFNLKQRVWLLKTVCDTLMHSKKSLQEEVSNRYLDGESEKLLGRDRYGTRYIYFPIFLDNDLRIYKHCMNNKVFLNVVPVKAKFKLQTTRVRKKRRERRRTNRWKNGNLPTRSRKRAVSIKKVNDNINNSTNNDNGNGNDNNMIEENDNNMIEENDNNMVEENDNNMAEENENKEVNINSNDSNNKNDDSNVELNVDVNKKVDLSKEDTPVEQEAVEPPAEDEPIKPEETNETEEAMTRIDDKPPVDDELNECSVRDDVSSSSKTDDEKINEMLSSNVSVSKENNCTGSKSDDEKLIETQTHADGDNQPDNQALDPADPAPEDESKEIKFKDEDDNKQELDDDESLEDNLCQSAIEDDSKTGNVETCKKNMENFKNILADLKGSKFQLVADSIDSLRDLISDLYIQNSLKPHQPVRCEMLLISKMQALLDSLKSKESVLKESAASSRAKLLSEKKNYDLGITELDDSLIDGTRTSNSWVLGSQGCPLLSYSDTILQRLLQDEDIEKDKTKIKEESDKDESDNDTRDEPETRRVLRARGVSSYIEPFSSDSDSGSSNYEDWVGFESVDPATGIHITPSPLQIPAKTRLANEQSDATDSDKDWILPSRRKRKRKRSSPSKRSKPPASRMQNIRADMSTPEMTPESKDPVSDPVAPAPVPDPIINNNGLLTSIKIESVHSVLDIKEEGPIIDSQPDPVPSGMQQNYVLVNTGNGPVNYVVMPPENPSVVPQSPMISVVPQVPMHSGYYMPNPPGYLMPNPPMSNHIHPYGEPSNLQMNQHMMIQQNQNYMTPQNNYMPYHQMRAPPMCSTRYQGPMINQPIRIGMERSLPRVVQNRPINLPPRPRHPEGAVIRSTVPFRPNYRPVAPAPRPRIMGPRIPNSHQQPRANQPRPMMQKTNQPKTKTTSLIVLSDSDDEIEMIITEKPTATATTPQKQGQKNNAVMQKKVINRNNNSNTAAPKASAPGQVTNKSGLTPQIIERMNQGGISITPVKPKSPAKTSPISATQLVVVVNETGSHYALALPNGSKLILTPEQVAQIRASNGGKLIL; the protein is encoded by the exons ATGTCAGAGGAGATTGACAAGACAAAATGTAAAAAGGAGAAAGAAGAGAAAGAGGACAAGGATGGAGACTTGGACCCAACAGAGCAATTGCTTGATCGATTGCCAGATTCGGCCACAACAATGTGGGAGATACCACAAATATATGAGTTCCTCTGTCTGGCAAAATCCAGCTTGCACATTCAGCATTTGTCGATGTATGAAATGGAACGAATGCTTTTGATACCACGTGTCTCAAAACAGTTATCGAGCATCATGACTTGTCTCTTGAGTCCATCCTTGCCGCGgtcaaaactcaaaaaaataccTCTGATGCCGTACGAATTCTGGACAAATTATCTGCTAGCTCACAAAGTTGCTCAGTGGTACAAAGTTTACCAAAGTAAAGACCAAGACTCGGTAAAAGTATTTGAAGCAATCGGAGTCGAGCCTGAATTTTGGGAAATATTTCCTGAAGTTTCGACAATTGGAGATCGTGATtttgaagaatttaatttgaaacaaCGTGTATGGCTTCTTAAAACTGTTTGTGATACTCTTATGCATTCGAAAAAATCTCTGCAAGAAGAAGTGTCTAATCGATACTTGGATGGTGAGAGTGAAAAGTTACTGGGTCGCGACCGTTACGGTAcgcgttatatatattttccaattttcCTGGACAATGATCTTAGAATATACAAACACTGTAtgaataataaagtatttttgaatgtagtgCCTGTAAAAGCTAAATTTAAACTTCAGACAACGCGAGTGAGAAAAAAACGCCGGGAAAGAAGACGAACAAACCGGTGGAAAAATGGTAATTTGCCTACGCGGTCTAGAAAGCGCGCggtatcaattaaaaaagtaaatgataatataaataatagtacaaataatgataatggtaatggtaatgataacaatatgatagaagaaaatgataataatatgatagaagaaaatgataacaatatggtagaagaaaatgataacaatatggcagaagaaaatgaaaataaagaagtaaatataaatagtaatgatagtaataataagaatGATGATTCTAATGTAGAGTTAAATGTAGATGTAAATAAGAAAGTTGATTTATCAAAAGAAGATACACCAGTTGAACAAGAGGCTGTAGAGCCGCCAGCGGAAGATGAGCCAATAAAACCAGAGGAAACTAACGAGACTGAAGAAGCGATGACGAGGATTGACGATAAACCCCCGGTGGATGACGAACTAAATGAATGTTCGGTACGAGACGACGTGTCCAGCAGCTCAAAGACTGACgatgagaaaataaatgagaTGTTGTCGAGTAACGTGAGTGTGAGCAAAGAAAACAATTGCACGGGATCTAAGAGCGACGATGAAAAGTTGATCGAAACCCAGACGCACGCTGACGGCGATAATCAACCTGACAATCAAGCGCTCGATCCCGCAGATCCTGCTCCGGAAGACGAGAGTAAGGAAATTAAGTTCAAAGATGAGGATGATAACAAGCAAGAGCTGGATGATGATGAGTCTCTGGAAGACAATTTATGTCAAAGTGCAATTGAGGACGATAGTAAGACTGGAAATGTTGAGACTTGTAAGAAAAACAtggaaaactttaaaaatattctcgcGGATTTAAAGGGATCAAAGTTTCAACTTGTTGCTGATAGTATTGATTCTCTCAGGGATTTAATTTCTGATCTTTATATTCAGAATTCATTGAAACCTCAT caacCCGTAAGATGTGAGATGCTTTTAATTAGCAAGATGCAGGCATTACTTGACTCTCTTAAATCAAAGGAGTCGGTACTTAAAGAATCAGCGGCTTCATCAAGAGCTAAGCTACTGAGTGagaagaaaaattatgatcTAGG AATAACTGAGCTTGACGACTCTCTAATTGATGGCACTCGTACTTCCAATTCATGGGTACTCGGTTCTCAAGGTTGTCCTCTGCTCTCATACAGCGATACGATACTCCAGCGGCTGCTACAAGACGAGGATATTGAAAaagataaaactaaaataaaagaagaaagCGATAAAGACGAATCAGATAACGATACAAGagatg AGCCTGAGACAAGAAGAGTATTAAGAGCAAGAGGAGTTTCTTCATACATTGAACCTTTTTCATCTGATTCAGACAGTGGGTCAAGTAACTATGAAGACTGGGTAGGGTTTGAGTCCGTTGATCCAGCAACTGGAATTCACATCACACCTTCGCCTCTCCAAATCCCCGCTAAAACACGTCTAGCAAATGAGCAGTCAGATGCGACGGATTCTGATAAAGATTGGATCCTACCTAGTCGCCGCAAGCGAAAACGCAAACGATCATCACCCAGCAAACGGTCAAAGCCACCAGCCAGTAGAATGCAAAATATAAGAGCTGACATGAGTACGCCCGAGATGACTCCAGAGTCCAAGGACCCGGTCTCTGATCCTGTCGCGCCGGCACCAGTTCCCGATCCAATAATCAATAACAATGGTCTTTTGActtctattaaaattgaaagcGTTCATTCGGTGCTGGACATAAAGGAAGAAGGACCAATAATAGACAGTCAACCTGACCCAGTTCCCTCTGGGATGCAGCAAAATTATGTATTAGTAAACACAGGAAATGGACCAGTAAATTACGTGGTTATGCCACCGGAAAATCCATCAGTCGTCCCTCAATCTCCGATGATTTCAGTCGTTCCTCAAGTACCAATGCACTCAGGATATTATATGCCCAATCCACCAGGTTATCTGATGCCCAATCCGCCAATGTCGAACCACATCCACCCGTACGGCGAGCCCTCAAACCTACAGATGAATCAGCATATGATGATCCAGCAGAATCAAAATTACATGACTCCGCAGAATAATTATATGCCTTATCACCAGATGAGAGCGCCACCAATGTGTTCCACCCGGTACCAAGGACCAATGATTAATCAACCTATCAGAATAGGTATGGAACGATCACTACCTCGTGTTGTCCAGAACAGACCAATCAACCTTCCTCCCCGTCCTCGTCATCCTGAAGGCGCAGTAATCAGAAGCACTGTACCCTTCCGGCCTAATTATCGTCCAGTAGCACCAGCACCGCGACCTCGTATCATGGGCCCGCGGATTCCCAACAGCCATCAGCAACCTAGAGCCAACCAACCACGACCTATGATGCAAAAGACAAATCAACCTAAAACTAAGACCACATCACTGATTGTCCTCAGCGACAGTGACGATGAAATAGAAATGATCATCACTGAAAAACCTACAGCTACTGCGACAACTCCACAGAAACaaggacaaaaaaataatgcagTGATGCAAAAGAAAgttattaatagaaataataatagcaatactGCTGCTCCAAAAGCTTCTGCTCCCGGTCAGGTAACGAATAAAAGCGGACTGACACCGCAAATTATTGAGCGCATGAATCAAGGCGGTATATCAATTACTCCCGTTAAACCTAAGTCACCAGCTAAAACATCTCCGATTTCGGCAACCCAACTTGTCGTCGTTGTCAATGAAACCGGAAGCCATTACGCACTCGCACTTCCCAATGGCAGCAAATTAATACTCACTCCTGAACAGGTTGCACAGATACGGGCTTCCAATGGTGGTAAGCTAATACTATAG
- the LOC103570056 gene encoding uncharacterized protein LOC103570056 isoform X1, which produces MSSNTLVHLYRELEFKMSEEIDKTKCKKEKEEKEDKDGDLDPTEQLLDRLPDSATTMWEIPQIYEFLCLAKSSLHIQHLSMYEMERMLLIPRVSKQLSSIMTCLLSPSLPRSKLKKIPLMPYEFWTNYLLAHKVAQWYKVYQSKDQDSVKVFEAIGVEPEFWEIFPEVSTIGDRDFEEFNLKQRVWLLKTVCDTLMHSKKSLQEEVSNRYLDGESEKLLGRDRYGTRYIYFPIFLDNDLRIYKHCMNNKVFLNVVPVKAKFKLQTTRVRKKRRERRRTNRWKNGNLPTRSRKRAVSIKKVNDNINNSTNNDNGNGNDNNMIEENDNNMIEENDNNMVEENDNNMAEENENKEVNINSNDSNNKNDDSNVELNVDVNKKVDLSKEDTPVEQEAVEPPAEDEPIKPEETNETEEAMTRIDDKPPVDDELNECSVRDDVSSSSKTDDEKINEMLSSNVSVSKENNCTGSKSDDEKLIETQTHADGDNQPDNQALDPADPAPEDESKEIKFKDEDDNKQELDDDESLEDNLCQSAIEDDSKTGNVETCKKNMENFKNILADLKGSKFQLVADSIDSLRDLISDLYIQNSLKPHQPVRCEMLLISKMQALLDSLKSKESVLKESAASSRAKLLSEKKNYDLGITELDDSLIDGTRTSNSWVLGSQGCPLLSYSDTILQRLLQDEDIEKDKTKIKEESDKDESDNDTRDEPETRRVLRARGVSSYIEPFSSDSDSGSSNYEDWVGFESVDPATGIHITPSPLQIPAKTRLANEQSDATDSDKDWILPSRRKRKRKRSSPSKRSKPPASRMQNIRADMSTPEMTPESKDPVSDPVAPAPVPDPIINNNGLLTSIKIESVHSVLDIKEEGPIIDSQPDPVPSGMQQNYVLVNTGNGPVNYVVMPPENPSVVPQSPMISVVPQVPMHSGYYMPNPPGYLMPNPPMSNHIHPYGEPSNLQMNQHMMIQQNQNYMTPQNNYMPYHQMRAPPMCSTRYQGPMINQPIRIGMERSLPRVVQNRPINLPPRPRHPEGAVIRSTVPFRPNYRPVAPAPRPRIMGPRIPNSHQQPRANQPRPMMQKTNQPKTKTTSLIVLSDSDDEIEMIITEKPTATATTPQKQGQKNNAVMQKKVINRNNNSNTAAPKASAPGQVTNKSGLTPQIIERMNQGGISITPVKPKSPAKTSPISATQLVVVVNETGSHYALALPNGSKLILTPEQVAQIRASNGGKLIL; this is translated from the exons ATGAGCAGTAATACTCTCGTACATCTGTATCGAGAACTAGA ATTCAAAATGTCAGAGGAGATTGACAAGACAAAATGTAAAAAGGAGAAAGAAGAGAAAGAGGACAAGGATGGAGACTTGGACCCAACAGAGCAATTGCTTGATCGATTGCCAGATTCGGCCACAACAATGTGGGAGATACCACAAATATATGAGTTCCTCTGTCTGGCAAAATCCAGCTTGCACATTCAGCATTTGTCGATGTATGAAATGGAACGAATGCTTTTGATACCACGTGTCTCAAAACAGTTATCGAGCATCATGACTTGTCTCTTGAGTCCATCCTTGCCGCGgtcaaaactcaaaaaaataccTCTGATGCCGTACGAATTCTGGACAAATTATCTGCTAGCTCACAAAGTTGCTCAGTGGTACAAAGTTTACCAAAGTAAAGACCAAGACTCGGTAAAAGTATTTGAAGCAATCGGAGTCGAGCCTGAATTTTGGGAAATATTTCCTGAAGTTTCGACAATTGGAGATCGTGATtttgaagaatttaatttgaaacaaCGTGTATGGCTTCTTAAAACTGTTTGTGATACTCTTATGCATTCGAAAAAATCTCTGCAAGAAGAAGTGTCTAATCGATACTTGGATGGTGAGAGTGAAAAGTTACTGGGTCGCGACCGTTACGGTAcgcgttatatatattttccaattttcCTGGACAATGATCTTAGAATATACAAACACTGTAtgaataataaagtatttttgaatgtagtgCCTGTAAAAGCTAAATTTAAACTTCAGACAACGCGAGTGAGAAAAAAACGCCGGGAAAGAAGACGAACAAACCGGTGGAAAAATGGTAATTTGCCTACGCGGTCTAGAAAGCGCGCggtatcaattaaaaaagtaaatgataatataaataatagtacaaataatgataatggtaatggtaatgataacaatatgatagaagaaaatgataataatatgatagaagaaaatgataacaatatggtagaagaaaatgataacaatatggcagaagaaaatgaaaataaagaagtaaatataaatagtaatgatagtaataataagaatGATGATTCTAATGTAGAGTTAAATGTAGATGTAAATAAGAAAGTTGATTTATCAAAAGAAGATACACCAGTTGAACAAGAGGCTGTAGAGCCGCCAGCGGAAGATGAGCCAATAAAACCAGAGGAAACTAACGAGACTGAAGAAGCGATGACGAGGATTGACGATAAACCCCCGGTGGATGACGAACTAAATGAATGTTCGGTACGAGACGACGTGTCCAGCAGCTCAAAGACTGACgatgagaaaataaatgagaTGTTGTCGAGTAACGTGAGTGTGAGCAAAGAAAACAATTGCACGGGATCTAAGAGCGACGATGAAAAGTTGATCGAAACCCAGACGCACGCTGACGGCGATAATCAACCTGACAATCAAGCGCTCGATCCCGCAGATCCTGCTCCGGAAGACGAGAGTAAGGAAATTAAGTTCAAAGATGAGGATGATAACAAGCAAGAGCTGGATGATGATGAGTCTCTGGAAGACAATTTATGTCAAAGTGCAATTGAGGACGATAGTAAGACTGGAAATGTTGAGACTTGTAAGAAAAACAtggaaaactttaaaaatattctcgcGGATTTAAAGGGATCAAAGTTTCAACTTGTTGCTGATAGTATTGATTCTCTCAGGGATTTAATTTCTGATCTTTATATTCAGAATTCATTGAAACCTCAT caacCCGTAAGATGTGAGATGCTTTTAATTAGCAAGATGCAGGCATTACTTGACTCTCTTAAATCAAAGGAGTCGGTACTTAAAGAATCAGCGGCTTCATCAAGAGCTAAGCTACTGAGTGagaagaaaaattatgatcTAGG AATAACTGAGCTTGACGACTCTCTAATTGATGGCACTCGTACTTCCAATTCATGGGTACTCGGTTCTCAAGGTTGTCCTCTGCTCTCATACAGCGATACGATACTCCAGCGGCTGCTACAAGACGAGGATATTGAAAaagataaaactaaaataaaagaagaaagCGATAAAGACGAATCAGATAACGATACAAGagatg AGCCTGAGACAAGAAGAGTATTAAGAGCAAGAGGAGTTTCTTCATACATTGAACCTTTTTCATCTGATTCAGACAGTGGGTCAAGTAACTATGAAGACTGGGTAGGGTTTGAGTCCGTTGATCCAGCAACTGGAATTCACATCACACCTTCGCCTCTCCAAATCCCCGCTAAAACACGTCTAGCAAATGAGCAGTCAGATGCGACGGATTCTGATAAAGATTGGATCCTACCTAGTCGCCGCAAGCGAAAACGCAAACGATCATCACCCAGCAAACGGTCAAAGCCACCAGCCAGTAGAATGCAAAATATAAGAGCTGACATGAGTACGCCCGAGATGACTCCAGAGTCCAAGGACCCGGTCTCTGATCCTGTCGCGCCGGCACCAGTTCCCGATCCAATAATCAATAACAATGGTCTTTTGActtctattaaaattgaaagcGTTCATTCGGTGCTGGACATAAAGGAAGAAGGACCAATAATAGACAGTCAACCTGACCCAGTTCCCTCTGGGATGCAGCAAAATTATGTATTAGTAAACACAGGAAATGGACCAGTAAATTACGTGGTTATGCCACCGGAAAATCCATCAGTCGTCCCTCAATCTCCGATGATTTCAGTCGTTCCTCAAGTACCAATGCACTCAGGATATTATATGCCCAATCCACCAGGTTATCTGATGCCCAATCCGCCAATGTCGAACCACATCCACCCGTACGGCGAGCCCTCAAACCTACAGATGAATCAGCATATGATGATCCAGCAGAATCAAAATTACATGACTCCGCAGAATAATTATATGCCTTATCACCAGATGAGAGCGCCACCAATGTGTTCCACCCGGTACCAAGGACCAATGATTAATCAACCTATCAGAATAGGTATGGAACGATCACTACCTCGTGTTGTCCAGAACAGACCAATCAACCTTCCTCCCCGTCCTCGTCATCCTGAAGGCGCAGTAATCAGAAGCACTGTACCCTTCCGGCCTAATTATCGTCCAGTAGCACCAGCACCGCGACCTCGTATCATGGGCCCGCGGATTCCCAACAGCCATCAGCAACCTAGAGCCAACCAACCACGACCTATGATGCAAAAGACAAATCAACCTAAAACTAAGACCACATCACTGATTGTCCTCAGCGACAGTGACGATGAAATAGAAATGATCATCACTGAAAAACCTACAGCTACTGCGACAACTCCACAGAAACaaggacaaaaaaataatgcagTGATGCAAAAGAAAgttattaatagaaataataatagcaatactGCTGCTCCAAAAGCTTCTGCTCCCGGTCAGGTAACGAATAAAAGCGGACTGACACCGCAAATTATTGAGCGCATGAATCAAGGCGGTATATCAATTACTCCCGTTAAACCTAAGTCACCAGCTAAAACATCTCCGATTTCGGCAACCCAACTTGTCGTCGTTGTCAATGAAACCGGAAGCCATTACGCACTCGCACTTCCCAATGGCAGCAAATTAATACTCACTCCTGAACAGGTTGCACAGATACGGGCTTCCAATGGTGGTAAGCTAATACTATAG